The Opitutaceae bacterium genome has a window encoding:
- a CDS encoding LysM peptidoglycan-binding domain-containing protein gives MKSPRSLRIALVSTCLSLASAATSLAQMPADELNVLRERAETGDPIAQHNLGLKYADSRDQYFNLVESYAWLKTAASRGASGNALAVVEGQLSPAQRTEGDARIAAIAQTIAAKGDAGPAPGVVDGPVGPMSDSSAEYRKLSEELSAAWKENDQLKSELGRLRAASANFEGERNALLQKVQVAEAAAARAATVSAAAPAGQAAEVKAVQAQLDEAQLKLEAALGSFSQQQRETDRVQKALVAVEQERASLAERLTQLEREAQNRPAAAPAADPSLAIQLQAAEGALRQVQAERDKLRSDLEAARSASSAVSSAPTPAAPVATETGTVPDDDTRKALADIQMKLDVSLRAFAVQREEVDRLQQRIASLEEEKSGLESRLQTTGTQLSDTNVRAEAGDRASAELAKLQEQLRQTQNQLASVVTENMQMRDRLSLAPRATSGALLVAPMRPSAAPTPTPAPVARTHQIVPGDTLSRIAKRYLGNAERWPELLDANPGLDPARLSIGETITLPAE, from the coding sequence ATGAAATCTCCCCGTTCCCTTCGCATCGCCCTCGTCTCCACCTGCTTGAGCCTCGCGTCCGCCGCAACTTCGCTGGCGCAGATGCCTGCAGACGAGTTGAATGTCCTACGCGAGAGGGCGGAAACGGGTGACCCGATCGCCCAGCACAACCTCGGTCTTAAATATGCCGATTCCCGCGATCAGTATTTTAATCTCGTTGAGTCCTATGCATGGCTGAAGACAGCCGCTTCCCGCGGTGCCTCCGGGAATGCGCTTGCGGTGGTGGAGGGCCAGCTTTCACCCGCCCAAAGAACTGAAGGTGACGCCCGCATAGCCGCGATCGCACAGACCATTGCTGCGAAAGGAGACGCAGGTCCGGCTCCGGGTGTTGTCGATGGCCCGGTGGGGCCCATGTCGGATTCCTCGGCCGAGTATCGCAAACTTTCCGAGGAGCTCTCCGCCGCGTGGAAGGAGAATGACCAATTGAAATCGGAACTGGGCCGCCTTCGTGCTGCTTCCGCAAATTTCGAAGGCGAGCGCAATGCGCTGCTGCAGAAGGTTCAGGTCGCCGAAGCTGCTGCTGCCCGCGCCGCCACCGTGTCCGCGGCTGCACCAGCGGGTCAGGCCGCGGAGGTGAAGGCCGTCCAAGCCCAGCTCGACGAGGCGCAGTTGAAGCTTGAAGCGGCGCTTGGTTCCTTCAGCCAGCAACAACGCGAGACCGACCGTGTGCAGAAGGCCTTGGTCGCCGTGGAACAGGAACGCGCGAGCTTGGCGGAACGCCTCACCCAACTGGAGCGCGAGGCACAGAACAGGCCCGCCGCAGCGCCCGCCGCTGATCCCTCGCTCGCCATTCAGCTGCAGGCTGCTGAAGGCGCCCTCAGGCAGGTGCAGGCCGAGCGCGACAAACTCCGGTCCGACCTCGAAGCAGCCCGCTCCGCATCCAGCGCTGTCTCTTCGGCGCCGACACCTGCGGCTCCTGTTGCGACGGAAACTGGTACGGTGCCGGATGACGACACCCGCAAGGCCCTTGCGGACATCCAGATGAAGCTTGATGTCTCGCTTCGCGCCTTTGCCGTCCAGCGCGAGGAGGTTGACCGGCTGCAGCAGCGAATCGCCTCGCTTGAGGAGGAGAAGTCGGGGCTCGAGTCGCGCCTGCAGACAACAGGTACCCAACTTTCGGATACAAATGTGCGCGCCGAGGCGGGCGACCGTGCTTCGGCCGAACTCGCCAAGCTTCAGGAGCAGCTCCGCCAGACGCAGAACCAGCTCGCCTCGGTTGTCACCGAGAATATGCAGATGCGCGACCGACTTTCCCTCGCGCCGCGCGCGACGAGCGGGGCCCTGCTTGTGGCTCCGATGCGTCCCAGTGCGGCACCCACGCCCACGCCCGCACCGGTCGCGCGCACCCATCAGATCGTGCCGGGCGACACCCTTTCGCGGATCGCCAAACGATACCTGGGCAATGCGGAACGCTGGCCGGAACTGCTTGATGCCAATCCCGGACTCGATCCGGCGCGTCTGTCGATCGGCGAGACCATCACGCTGCCGGCGGAGTGA
- a CDS encoding aldo/keto reductase, with amino-acid sequence MSFYQRCGRSGIKLPRLSLGLWHNFGHDTLYQTSRSLALHSFDLGITHFDLANNYGPPPGSAEEAFGKMLRDDLRAYRDELVISTKAGYWMWNGPYGEWGSRKYLVSSLDQSLKRMGLDYVDIFYHHRPDPDTPIEETMGALDHIVRSGKALYAGLSNYSAEQTTKAVQVLRSLGTPCLIHQPKYHMFERTPEKGLFDVLLKEGIGCIPFSPLAQGLLTNRYLNGIPADARAGRPSGFLRPEQITDQVLARIHKLNTMAQARGQSLSQMALAWVLRQPAVTTVLIGASKVSQIDDNMGALKAPAFDQSELEQIEKILAS; translated from the coding sequence ATGTCGTTCTACCAACGCTGCGGCCGCAGCGGCATCAAGCTGCCGCGCCTTTCCCTCGGCCTCTGGCACAATTTCGGGCACGATACGCTGTACCAGACCAGCCGTTCGCTCGCGCTGCACAGCTTTGACCTGGGGATCACCCATTTTGATCTGGCCAACAACTACGGGCCGCCGCCGGGCTCGGCCGAGGAGGCGTTCGGCAAAATGCTCCGTGACGACCTCCGCGCCTACCGCGATGAGCTCGTGATCTCGACCAAGGCCGGCTACTGGATGTGGAACGGCCCCTATGGCGAATGGGGTTCCCGCAAGTACCTGGTTTCTTCACTCGACCAGAGCCTGAAGCGCATGGGCCTCGATTACGTCGACATCTTCTACCATCACCGCCCCGACCCTGACACACCGATCGAGGAGACAATGGGTGCCCTCGACCACATCGTGCGCAGCGGCAAGGCGCTCTACGCCGGGTTGTCCAACTACAGCGCCGAGCAGACGACAAAGGCCGTGCAGGTGCTGCGCTCGCTGGGCACTCCCTGCCTCATCCACCAACCCAAGTACCACATGTTCGAGCGGACGCCGGAGAAGGGCCTGTTCGACGTGCTGCTCAAGGAGGGCATCGGCTGCATACCCTTTTCGCCGCTCGCTCAGGGTCTCCTCACCAACCGCTACCTCAACGGAATCCCGGCCGACGCCCGCGCCGGACGCCCCTCCGGCTTCCTGCGACCGGAACAGATCACCGACCAGGTGCTGGCTCGTATCCATAAATTGAATACCATGGCACAGGCCCGCGGACAGTCGCTGTCCCAGATGGCCCTCGCGTGGGTGCTGCGCCAGCCCGCCGTAACGACCGTCCTCATCGGCGCCTCGAAGGTCTCGCAGATAGACGACAACATGGGCGCCCTGAAGGCCCCCGCCTTCGACCAGTCCGAGCTGGAGCAGATCGAGAAGATCCTGGCGTCGTGA
- a CDS encoding efflux RND transporter permease subunit gives MFLSSLCLRRPVMTALLTGALCVFGTMAYRLLPVSDLPNVDFPTIQVNAGLPGATPETMASAVATPLEQQFSTIAGIDTMSSTSSLGNTQITLQFRLDRDIDAAAQDVQAAIAAVQRRLPSDMPAPPSYRKVNPADQPILFLTVRSGTLPLSVVNEYAETVIGQRISTVDGVSQVQVWGAQKYALRIRLDPLLLSSRGITLDEVKNVVSTHNVNLPTGLIDGARQAMTVVADGQLIDVEDYRKIVVAYRGGRPVRLGELASVIESVQDIRSATWFYSEGEEKRSLTLAVQRQPGANTVAVADRVKALLPSLQAQLPESVTLEIFRDASEVVRHSVFDVQFTLALAVALVVLVIFLFLRSAVATFIPSTAIPMALLGTFIVMYFCGYTLDNLSLLALTLSVGFVVDDAIVMLENIVRHVENGVPVDVASERGSAEIGFTILSMTLSLVAVFLPLMFMGGILGRLLHEFAVTISASILVSGLVSLTLTPVLCRIFLKAHKPHLSEERALRGPLGWFERSFRASQRFYERTLVYCVKYRKLTLSSALILAILTGVVAWALPKGFIPTDDIGIIVVQLEASQDTSFEAMSGYAREAGRTVAAHPGVRFAQANLGGATNSGRVIVRLQERSERKPANEIVGELRQKLNAIPGIRAYPQIPPPVRLTGQLSRALYQVSLSSSDLKALYEAAPKAEAAMRAIPQLVDLNSDLMITSPQLRVQINRDRAATLGITPQQIEDTLYSAYGSRQVSTIYTPTNQYWVILEVDRVSQQDPQSLSLIRLRSRSGGLVPLETVAQVTRDVGPLNVNHFGQTPAVTLSFNLAPGASLGEATGAIERVLDGLLPDGISYLFIGTAQAFAESTKGLGLLLATAVLVIYIVLGILYEDFIHPITILSGLPAAGFGALATLWIFGQELNIMGYVGVILLIGIVKKNAIMMIDFAIAAQRDAGGLRESAEVIIEASLVRFRPIMMTTFAALAGAIPIAMGIGGGAESRRPLGLAVIGGLLVSQVITLYLTPALYVTFEKWRGSRRIGASSR, from the coding sequence ATGTTTCTCTCATCCCTCTGCCTTCGCCGACCGGTGATGACCGCGCTCCTGACCGGGGCACTGTGCGTGTTTGGCACCATGGCGTACCGCCTTCTTCCCGTTAGCGACCTGCCCAACGTCGATTTTCCCACGATCCAGGTGAATGCGGGGCTGCCGGGCGCTACGCCTGAAACCATGGCCTCCGCCGTAGCGACGCCGCTGGAGCAACAGTTTTCGACCATTGCAGGGATCGACACGATGAGCTCGACCTCATCGTTGGGAAACACCCAGATCACGCTGCAGTTCCGCCTCGACCGTGATATCGACGCTGCCGCGCAGGATGTGCAGGCGGCGATTGCCGCCGTCCAACGGCGTCTGCCTTCCGACATGCCGGCGCCCCCTTCGTACCGAAAGGTAAATCCGGCGGACCAACCCATCCTGTTTCTCACCGTCCGCTCCGGCACCCTGCCGCTCTCGGTGGTAAACGAGTACGCGGAAACCGTGATCGGCCAGCGCATCTCGACGGTGGACGGCGTATCCCAGGTTCAGGTTTGGGGCGCCCAAAAATACGCCCTCCGTATTCGCCTCGATCCGCTTCTGCTGTCGAGCCGTGGCATCACCCTTGATGAAGTGAAGAACGTCGTCTCGACCCACAACGTCAACCTACCCACCGGTCTCATCGACGGAGCGCGCCAGGCCATGACCGTGGTCGCCGACGGGCAGCTGATTGACGTGGAGGACTATCGGAAGATCGTCGTGGCCTACCGTGGCGGCCGGCCCGTGCGGCTTGGTGAGCTCGCCTCTGTCATTGAAAGCGTACAGGACATTCGTTCCGCCACCTGGTTTTACTCCGAGGGCGAGGAGAAGAGGAGCCTGACGCTGGCCGTGCAACGCCAACCCGGCGCAAACACAGTCGCGGTCGCCGATCGCGTGAAGGCCCTGCTGCCGTCGTTGCAGGCTCAGCTGCCCGAGTCAGTGACCCTCGAGATCTTTCGCGATGCATCGGAAGTGGTGAGGCATTCGGTGTTCGATGTGCAGTTTACGCTCGCGCTGGCGGTCGCGCTGGTGGTGCTGGTCATCTTCCTTTTCCTGCGTTCCGCCGTGGCAACGTTTATTCCCTCGACCGCGATACCCATGGCGCTTCTGGGAACGTTTATTGTCATGTACTTCTGCGGGTACACGCTCGACAATCTCTCCCTCCTCGCCCTGACATTGTCGGTCGGTTTCGTCGTCGATGATGCGATCGTCATGCTCGAGAACATCGTGCGGCACGTCGAGAATGGTGTCCCGGTGGACGTGGCCTCTGAGCGGGGCTCGGCCGAGATTGGGTTTACCATCCTGTCGATGACGCTGTCGCTGGTCGCGGTGTTTTTGCCCTTGATGTTCATGGGCGGGATCCTCGGTCGACTGCTGCATGAGTTCGCCGTGACGATCAGCGCCTCCATCCTGGTGTCCGGCCTGGTCTCGCTCACGTTGACGCCCGTGCTCTGCCGCATCTTCCTCAAGGCGCACAAACCCCATTTGAGCGAGGAGCGCGCCCTGCGCGGACCGCTCGGGTGGTTTGAGCGGTCGTTCCGCGCAAGCCAGCGCTTCTACGAGCGCACGCTTGTTTACTGCGTCAAGTACCGGAAGCTCACCCTCTCAAGCGCCCTGATCCTCGCGATCCTCACGGGTGTAGTGGCGTGGGCACTACCGAAGGGTTTCATCCCGACGGATGACATCGGGATCATCGTCGTACAGTTGGAGGCCAGCCAGGACACCTCGTTCGAAGCCATGTCCGGGTACGCGAGGGAGGCGGGGCGGACAGTGGCGGCTCACCCGGGCGTCCGCTTCGCCCAGGCCAACCTCGGCGGCGCGACAAACAGCGGCCGCGTCATCGTCCGCCTCCAGGAGCGATCCGAGCGAAAGCCGGCCAACGAGATCGTGGGCGAGTTGCGTCAGAAGCTGAATGCCATTCCCGGCATCCGAGCCTACCCGCAGATTCCCCCTCCAGTGCGCCTTACTGGGCAGCTTAGTCGCGCGCTGTACCAGGTAAGCCTGTCGAGTTCGGACCTGAAGGCGCTGTACGAGGCTGCGCCCAAGGCGGAGGCAGCCATGCGGGCGATTCCGCAGCTCGTCGATCTCAACTCCGACTTGATGATCACCAGTCCCCAGCTCCGGGTGCAGATTAATCGCGACCGGGCGGCCACGCTGGGAATCACGCCGCAACAAATCGAAGACACACTCTACAGCGCCTATGGCTCGCGTCAGGTTTCCACCATCTACACGCCCACCAACCAATACTGGGTCATACTCGAAGTCGACCGCGTGTCGCAACAGGACCCCCAGTCGCTTTCCCTCATTCGTCTGCGAAGCCGCTCGGGTGGGCTTGTCCCATTGGAGACCGTGGCACAGGTCACCCGAGACGTGGGTCCCCTCAATGTTAACCACTTTGGGCAGACACCTGCAGTGACCCTGTCCTTCAATCTTGCGCCTGGCGCGTCCCTTGGAGAGGCCACGGGGGCAATCGAGCGCGTCCTCGACGGGCTGCTACCCGACGGCATTTCCTATCTCTTCATAGGCACGGCGCAGGCGTTCGCCGAATCGACGAAAGGCCTCGGGCTTCTTCTGGCGACGGCAGTCCTCGTGATCTACATCGTGCTCGGAATTCTCTACGAGGACTTCATCCACCCCATCACGATCCTTTCAGGCCTCCCAGCAGCTGGCTTTGGGGCCTTGGCTACGCTTTGGATCTTCGGGCAGGAGCTCAACATCATGGGTTACGTGGGTGTCATTCTCCTCATTGGCATCGTGAAGAAAAACGCGATCATGATGATCGACTTTGCAATCGCGGCCCAGCGAGACGCGGGCGGCCTTCGCGAGTCTGCTGAGGTGATCATCGAGGCGAGCCTCGTTCGTTTTCGCCCGATCATGATGACAACCTTCGCCGCACTCGCAGGAGCAATTCCGATCGCCATGGGGATAGGCGGCGGTGCCGAGTCACGCCGACCGCTTGGTCTTGCCGTCATCGGCGGCCTCCTCGTCTCGCAGGTGATCACGCTCTACCTCACCCCGGCGCTTTACGTGACCTTCGAGAAGTGGAGGGGGAGTAGGAGGATAGGAGCGAGTAGCCGGTAA
- a CDS encoding MFS transporter: MATPSSPAREPQRLSDLSPQQWRSGIAAWLGWLFDGLEMHLYTLVAAPLVVTLLGATSTADPAVKEKSAYIQAAFLVGWALGGAFFGRVGDRIGRSRALALTVLTYALCTGLCGLAQTWWQLMLFRFVAALGIGGEWAVGATLLAETWPRSWRPWMAAVLQTAVNLGILLAAAVVGLLSMLPTPPSERTVFFVGVIPALMVFWIRKKVPESEGWQRAEATAHPKVVLADLFRGGLARVTLHTMTVCALSLSGWWLFIFWHAQHLRMLLAAEGASGAVVTQRVSAAFFAVVLVSIAGNFFAGLLARRFGYPKAISAMLAALGLAMVGAFCVERSVSDLVWFWFPLVGFFSGVFSLFTMYLPPLFPTLLRTTGAGFCYNIGRLAAAAASLVFGWYAPVGDFRQALLLSSVLALAAAFLAVFLPRAREE; encoded by the coding sequence ATGGCCACCCCCTCGTCGCCTGCGCGCGAGCCCCAACGTCTCTCTGACCTTTCGCCCCAGCAATGGCGTTCTGGCATTGCTGCCTGGCTTGGCTGGCTTTTTGACGGCCTGGAGATGCACCTCTACACGCTGGTGGCTGCACCGCTGGTGGTGACGCTTCTGGGCGCGACGAGTACCGCCGATCCCGCTGTGAAGGAGAAGAGCGCCTACATCCAGGCCGCGTTTTTGGTGGGCTGGGCGCTGGGAGGGGCGTTTTTCGGCCGAGTGGGTGACCGTATTGGGCGCAGCCGTGCGCTCGCCCTCACCGTGTTGACCTACGCCCTTTGCACGGGACTGTGCGGACTCGCGCAGACGTGGTGGCAATTAATGCTCTTCCGGTTTGTTGCCGCACTTGGAATTGGTGGAGAATGGGCGGTGGGCGCGACTTTGCTCGCGGAGACTTGGCCGAGGTCATGGCGCCCCTGGATGGCTGCGGTCCTCCAGACGGCTGTAAACCTCGGGATCTTGCTTGCTGCCGCTGTTGTTGGCCTGCTTTCCATGCTGCCGACGCCCCCGTCCGAGCGCACGGTCTTCTTTGTCGGTGTGATCCCAGCCTTGATGGTTTTCTGGATCCGAAAGAAGGTTCCAGAATCGGAAGGGTGGCAGCGAGCCGAAGCGACTGCCCATCCGAAGGTGGTGTTGGCGGATCTTTTTCGCGGAGGCCTCGCAAGAGTCACGCTGCATACCATGACGGTCTGCGCCCTTAGCCTGTCCGGCTGGTGGCTTTTCATCTTCTGGCATGCGCAGCATCTGCGGATGTTGCTGGCGGCTGAAGGGGCGAGCGGTGCGGTTGTGACCCAACGGGTGTCCGCCGCCTTCTTTGCCGTGGTGCTGGTCTCCATTGCGGGCAATTTTTTCGCGGGCCTCCTCGCTCGCAGGTTTGGCTACCCAAAGGCGATTTCGGCAATGCTGGCGGCGCTCGGGCTCGCGATGGTCGGTGCCTTCTGTGTCGAGCGCAGCGTCTCGGACCTCGTGTGGTTTTGGTTCCCGCTGGTGGGGTTCTTTTCCGGAGTGTTCAGCCTGTTCACCATGTACCTGCCGCCGCTCTTTCCCACCCTGTTGCGCACGACGGGCGCCGGGTTCTGCTACAACATCGGGCGCCTCGCTGCCGCTGCCGCTTCACTCGTCTTCGGCTGGTACGCACCGGTGGGGGATTTCCGCCAGGCCCTCCTGCTCTCAAGCGTGCTGGCGCTTGCCGCAGCCTTCTTGGCTGTCTTTTTGCCACGGGCCCGGGAAGAGTAG
- a CDS encoding copper-translocating P-type ATPase, producing MSHSAIHPPTPAPGVPRSEPHPDETYMGIRRSDNLPRRLKVAALPTLVILYLSMGMHLPHPFSPDSWLSHTSNAWAQWALTTPIFFWCGWPFIRRWAYSIRNRDTNMFTLTVTGTGAAYFFSVAAVLAPGFIPEAMRLHGEVPLYFEASAIITTIVLLGQVIERRNYDRTGAAVQALLNLVPQTTTRVIGDQEETVPVASLRVGDRVRVRPGEKVPVDGTVVSGHSAIDESLLTGESMPVEKQVGGQVIGGSINGNGSFLMEVSQVGEGTILAQIVKLVEEAQDQDAPIARLADRVSAWFVPAVLGCALLTFILWATLGGDTGVSYSFATAVAVLIIACPCALGLATPTAIMAGAGLAARRGILIKGGEALENAQALDTVVLDKTGTLTQGRPAVTEVLPAEGESEETVLMLAAAVEAGSEHPLARAVLDACRARGIRVPAADDFQATPGQGVEASLKGARIRLGTTRYLDESGVSSGPINERANLLSDKGRTVIFLAADRKLIGAIAIADTLRPGSRQAVRQLHAAGIEVVMLTGDQERTANAVARELGIRRVFAGVLPGQKAEKIAELQAEGRRVGMVGDGVNDAPALIRADVGFAMRSGSDVAIQSADITLMRSDPLSVVESIRLSRRTLSTIKQNLFWAFAYNIAGIPLAAGALHPAFGLLLSPIYAGIAMSLSSIFVVGNSLRLTRG from the coding sequence ATGTCGCATTCCGCAATTCATCCACCCACCCCTGCCCCGGGGGTCCCCCGCTCAGAACCTCATCCCGACGAGACCTACATGGGCATTCGTCGGTCCGACAACCTCCCGCGGAGGCTGAAAGTGGCTGCGCTTCCGACGTTGGTGATTCTCTACCTTTCGATGGGGATGCACCTCCCCCACCCCTTCTCGCCCGACAGTTGGCTCTCTCACACCTCAAACGCCTGGGCGCAATGGGCCCTCACGACCCCAATCTTTTTCTGGTGCGGCTGGCCGTTCATTCGCCGCTGGGCGTATTCGATCCGCAACCGCGACACCAACATGTTCACCCTGACGGTGACCGGGACGGGAGCCGCTTACTTCTTCAGCGTCGCCGCGGTGCTTGCGCCCGGCTTCATTCCGGAAGCCATGCGTCTGCATGGAGAGGTGCCACTTTACTTCGAAGCTTCAGCGATCATCACCACCATCGTCCTCCTCGGCCAGGTGATCGAGCGTCGCAATTATGATCGCACCGGTGCCGCGGTCCAGGCGCTCCTCAACCTGGTGCCGCAAACGACGACACGGGTGATCGGTGATCAAGAGGAGACCGTGCCAGTGGCCTCCCTTCGCGTTGGCGACCGGGTGCGAGTTCGCCCCGGCGAAAAGGTACCGGTCGACGGGACTGTGGTTTCAGGGCACTCCGCCATCGACGAATCCCTGCTTACAGGCGAATCGATGCCCGTTGAAAAACAGGTCGGCGGCCAGGTGATCGGCGGATCCATAAACGGCAACGGCTCCTTCCTCATGGAGGTGTCGCAAGTGGGAGAAGGCACGATCCTCGCACAGATCGTGAAGCTGGTAGAGGAGGCTCAGGATCAGGATGCACCGATCGCACGCCTCGCCGATCGCGTGAGCGCCTGGTTCGTTCCGGCGGTACTTGGCTGCGCACTCCTTACGTTCATCCTCTGGGCGACCCTGGGAGGAGATACCGGGGTATCCTACAGTTTTGCGACGGCTGTTGCCGTCCTCATCATCGCCTGCCCCTGCGCACTCGGCCTCGCAACGCCGACTGCAATCATGGCTGGCGCGGGTCTCGCTGCCCGACGCGGAATTCTCATAAAGGGAGGCGAGGCCCTCGAGAACGCCCAGGCCCTCGACACCGTGGTCCTCGACAAGACTGGGACGCTGACCCAGGGCCGCCCGGCAGTGACCGAAGTCCTCCCGGCAGAAGGCGAGTCTGAGGAAACGGTGCTCATGCTGGCAGCTGCCGTCGAGGCGGGCTCGGAACACCCCTTGGCGCGCGCCGTGCTCGACGCCTGCCGTGCGAGGGGCATCCGAGTCCCTGCCGCCGACGATTTCCAGGCAACGCCAGGCCAGGGGGTCGAGGCCTCGCTCAAGGGGGCACGTATCCGCTTGGGAACTACACGCTACCTCGACGAATCGGGCGTGTCCTCGGGCCCGATCAATGAGAGGGCGAACCTGCTCTCGGACAAGGGGAGGACGGTCATCTTTCTCGCCGCTGACAGGAAACTCATCGGCGCAATCGCAATCGCCGACACCCTGCGACCAGGCTCCAGGCAGGCAGTGAGGCAGTTGCATGCGGCCGGAATCGAGGTTGTCATGCTGACGGGTGACCAGGAGCGCACGGCGAATGCCGTCGCCCGGGAACTGGGAATTCGCAGGGTGTTTGCGGGCGTCCTCCCCGGGCAAAAGGCGGAGAAGATCGCGGAATTGCAGGCCGAAGGAAGACGCGTCGGAATGGTGGGCGATGGTGTCAATGACGCCCCGGCGCTCATCAGGGCCGATGTCGGCTTCGCGATGCGAAGCGGCAGCGACGTGGCCATCCAGTCCGCGGACATCACCCTCATGCGAAGTGACCCACTCAGTGTCGTCGAGTCGATCCGCCTCTCCCGTCGCACGCTCTCCACCATCAAGCAGAACCTGTTCTGGGCCTTTGCTTACAACATCGCAGGCATCCCGCTCGCAGCGGGAGCCCTGCACCCGGCTTTCGGGCTGTTGCTCAGCCCCATTTATGCGGGCATCGCGATGTCATTGAGCTCGATCTTTGTCGTCGGCAACAGCCTCAGGCTCACCCGGGGATAA
- a CDS encoding efflux RND transporter periplasmic adaptor subunit, whose amino-acid sequence MRRLFPLPLLPVLACVVSLAALSACKKENTGRRQGGPIPVEVAEAVQVRLPLLQRAIGAVQPLRTVNIKSQIDGVIAILHAREGDEVQAGALLVSIDKRPFENAVAKARADLETAIADSEQAARNAERYTRLAKVSAISEEEESRLMTLASTSAARVASQRASLAGAELQLGYTEIRAPFAGRIGQFALHEGALVKANDAATSLLTLHQLEPIAVSFTIPDSRQTALRRALERGPVHVTVTVRDESQDTLTGEVTFVDNAIDPLTGTLTLKAEFENREKRLWPGAFVDVALVLDEVPNAIVVPDAAVQNGQNGQQVFVLEANNTVSLRPVTIGLRNEGMTQVVSGVQAGERVVTDGQLRLTPGAPVQLRNRQETAAPVSANSQPAR is encoded by the coding sequence ATGCGTCGCTTGTTTCCGCTCCCGTTGCTTCCCGTGCTCGCATGCGTGGTCTCCCTCGCAGCCCTAAGTGCCTGCAAGAAGGAGAACACGGGCAGGCGCCAGGGCGGGCCCATCCCCGTGGAAGTCGCCGAGGCGGTTCAGGTTCGCCTGCCCCTGCTCCAGCGAGCAATCGGTGCCGTCCAGCCCCTGCGCACGGTTAACATCAAGTCGCAGATCGACGGCGTAATCGCAATTCTTCACGCGCGCGAGGGCGACGAAGTCCAAGCCGGGGCGCTGCTGGTGTCGATCGACAAGCGCCCCTTCGAGAACGCGGTGGCCAAGGCGCGAGCTGATCTCGAAACTGCCATTGCCGATTCGGAGCAAGCAGCGCGCAACGCCGAACGCTACACGCGGCTGGCCAAGGTGTCGGCAATTTCTGAAGAGGAGGAATCGCGCCTCATGACTCTCGCCTCCACCAGCGCGGCTCGCGTGGCCTCTCAACGTGCGAGCCTTGCCGGCGCCGAACTCCAATTGGGGTACACGGAGATCCGCGCTCCCTTCGCCGGCCGCATCGGGCAGTTTGCACTCCACGAGGGCGCCCTGGTGAAGGCAAACGACGCGGCCACCTCTCTGCTCACGCTGCACCAGCTCGAACCCATCGCCGTAAGCTTCACGATTCCAGATTCGAGACAAACCGCCTTGCGCCGCGCCCTCGAACGCGGCCCTGTGCACGTCACGGTGACCGTGCGCGATGAATCGCAGGACACCCTGACGGGGGAAGTGACCTTCGTCGATAATGCGATCGACCCGCTCACTGGCACGTTGACGCTCAAGGCGGAATTCGAGAATCGGGAAAAACGGCTGTGGCCCGGCGCCTTTGTCGACGTCGCACTCGTCCTCGACGAGGTCCCGAATGCCATCGTCGTTCCGGACGCGGCCGTGCAAAACGGACAGAATGGGCAACAGGTGTTCGTCCTCGAGGCAAACAACACCGTCTCACTCAGACCCGTGACCATCGGCTTGCGCAACGAAGGCATGACCCAGGTCGTCTCGGGCGTGCAGGCGGGAGAACGCGTGGTGACAGATGGGCAACTGCGCCTCACGCCCGGAGCCCCGGTGCAGCTCCGAAACCGCCAGGAAACGGCCGCCCCTGTCTCAGCCAACTCCCAACCGGCTCGCTGA
- a CDS encoding flavodoxin family protein — protein sequence MPTVSVVFHSGSGHTASMAEAVAAGARSVAGTTVHLLRIEPKDIHEGRYKNETVLATLTGSDAIIFGSPTYMGGPSGQFKTFADATGGIWYEQKWKDKLAAGFTVSQGLSGDKLSTLQYFFILSQQHSMVWVGTGLLPGEDGLNRYSFSSGAAGQAGQEPPTEKPDDLDKKTGSHLGARVATFAAKLTG from the coding sequence ATGCCTACTGTATCTGTCGTCTTTCATTCCGGCAGCGGCCACACGGCCTCCATGGCCGAGGCTGTCGCCGCTGGCGCTCGCAGTGTCGCCGGCACCACCGTTCACCTCTTGCGCATTGAGCCGAAAGACATCCACGAGGGGCGCTACAAGAATGAGACCGTTCTTGCCACGTTGACGGGAAGCGACGCGATCATCTTTGGTTCGCCCACGTACATGGGCGGGCCGAGCGGGCAATTCAAGACCTTCGCGGATGCGACAGGAGGAATTTGGTACGAGCAGAAATGGAAGGACAAACTCGCCGCCGGTTTCACGGTTTCCCAAGGGTTGAGCGGCGACAAGCTGAGCACCCTTCAGTATTTCTTTATCCTCTCGCAGCAGCATAGCATGGTGTGGGTGGGAACGGGGCTCCTTCCCGGTGAGGATGGCCTCAATCGATACAGCTTTTCCTCCGGCGCGGCTGGACAGGCGGGCCAGGAACCGCCGACCGAGAAACCGGATGACCTGGACAAGAAGACAGGCTCCCATCTCGGTGCACGCGTTGCGACGTTTGCCGCCAAGCTGACAGGCTAG